The Alosa alosa isolate M-15738 ecotype Scorff River chromosome 8, AALO_Geno_1.1, whole genome shotgun sequence genome contains the following window.
GGTCTGTGAAGGACTGTGTGAACATCAGAGTTGTTTCAAACGTAAACACTACATTAGCTAGAGGGTCATAAGGAGTAATTTGTTCCATTTGACGAAAGGGTGGGATTCCTTTCAGAGTACCTTAATAAATCAAGTACACAGTATATCACTCTAATTACTCAAAAAGCCAGACAAAGTAAACAGACTTCTAAATTAGTTTAAACAGACTTTTAAATTAGTTTAAATGAAAAGAAGCAAAGTCTACACTTGAGAAAGCTCACTTTCAAGATCGAGCCTTTGGGGAAAAGTCCTGCAGAGAGCAACCCTGTAAACAGATTAAAATCAGCAGGCACAGTATCATTCACAAGCTTTAATCACTCAAAACCTATTTACAAAAACAtcatcattttttgttttgtatgtatcTTTTTTTTTGGCAGAGAGAAAAGCAGTCGTAATCTACATAGTATACAAACCATTACAAGGAGTACAAATGTGAAATAATCCTAACttctaaataaaaacaaaaatagaaacaatgataatgatttttttaaaaacacataaATAGTTTTACAGTTACTCTCATACGGTTCAAGTTATTGCTCTTTCAGCCAGCTCTGGGGCTGAACAGATGAGTATGATTACAGCAAAGAGTTTGCATAGGGGCAAATGAAGGCACAGGTGTCGTAAGTGCACTTAAGAAACAATGGTGGCTAGGGGGCGTGGGGGGGTCAAGAGAGGGGTGGGTATGATGTCTTACGCTACATCGAAGGCACTTAATGGAGGCTTTGCTCTTTTTCCACTTGTTTGTTTGGCATGTCGATCCTCTTTCTCGGGTCACAAGGAATACCACCAAGGCCTTATGGCCTACGCAGAGGAACTTCTCCTGAGGTTGCACGTTTTTAtcgaaaacaacaacaacaaatgatAATAATGTTTCCATCGCCTCCTCACATGTCCTGCTCAAAGCCTATGAAGAGTTGAAGCTTTCTCATGGTACCATTAAACTCTAAACAAATACAGAGCATCCTGAAACAGGACTAAAgttagcttttcttttttttacaaaagtCTTTGTACTTTGGCCTCCTGAACCACAATGGTGTAGTcaagacactcactcacacacacacatgcacacacacacacagttctgtgATCGAGTCCTTTGGTCTTAAGAGTGCGCCTGTTATATTGGTGACAGACCAAACACGCTTCTTAGCTTCACTGTCCATGCAGTCCATGgcgaaagacaaaaaaaaaggctCAGTCACTCGGaagaagattcaacacattcttgACACGCTCTTGAACTCCTCTGGACAAACACGGTTAAACGTAGCAGGCCAAACCAGATAAATCAAAACATCGTTAACTTGACAGTGAGTAGAAAAGAACATTTTTTCGGCACGACAAGTCCTAGCCAGTGTCGCCCAGCGGACGGGCAAACATGGCGGGGGAACAAAgaggttttgtgtttttgtcatgGAGGTCAACGAAGGGGCGTGGAGAagggttgtgtgtatgtgtgtagagagaAATGGGCTGTAGGGAGGCTGGAACAGTTAGCCAGTGTTTGtggaaagtgtgtatgtgtgtgtatgtgtgagatgcTCTGTTTGTGGAGACTGTGTGTCTAAGAATAGGTGAAACAAGCACTGGACGACGACATTCATTTACACTCCTATTTGTCAGCGTGACTCGGAGAAAGCTCTCAGAAAGCTCCTCCAGTTAACAGACAGAAGGTCATGGGGGAAGTGCAGATTCTGCCCTGTGGACGTTTGCTCATATCCTTTGGAAAACTTGTAATCTGACACTTTCTGTGGAGTTTGTGACCTCAGCAAACATTGAAAGCCCTCAGAGCTCGTGGGATGAGCAAGCCTCTTTGGGTGTGTCTTGCTTACAGTATCTTAtcatgtgtgtgggagagtgtgtgtgtgtcctctgatGAATCAAACACATTTATGTCTCTTTAACACTTGTGTTCACATTAGTTAAAGTCATTTGGTAGCAGTCCTCAGGTATGTACTTGATGTTACAGTTTCTTGATGAAAGATAACATCCATTATTTTCCCTTAATCCTCTCTTCCattacattacaaattacaatcTTCCTTCGCCGATACTGAAATCATCTCGGCACTCAAATCAGATATAAAGAACTGTACAGCGGAAGCACAAGATGCTTAGctcgagctgtgtgtgtgtgtgtgtgtgtgtgtgtgtgtgtgtgtgtgtgtgtgtgactaggaACAGTTCATTTGAAACGACCCACTTAAACACTGAATCATTTGATGAGGGTACCGTCTCAGATGCTCTCagtctcttttcatctctctctctatctctctctctctctctcactcatttatttctctcgctctttcgCTCCTTCAGCTCTCCACACAGCTCCGCTCCGTAACAGCTGTCTCCTTATTGACGCCCCGGTCCGCTACGCTCCCCCTGAGGATCTGCCTTATTAACTGGCTCGGACTGTGAAGGCATTGACTCTGCAAAGAGCACTCTATCGATCCCTCGCcacgaagaagaagaagacgaaggaaaaaaacaaaaacaaacaccatGTATGGGGAGGATGGGGTGAGGAAGGGAGCGGGTGCCGCAGCAGTAGCAGTGGTGGAATGGATTTTCTCCATTTTCTCACAGGCCTCGAGAAAAGTCTGTGACGCACACGGCGGTTCAAGCGATCAAACAACCGCAAGTCTGGAGGAGAGATGACCGTTTGATTTCTAGGAGTGCAAAGGTTGGCCCTTCGACAAATCTGCAGGGCACAGAGTACTGGGGGGTGAGAAGGGGCTACAATCCCGTCAATGAAGGCTGTCTCTCTCCCGACAGGGTGAGGGCAGTGTGTGCTTATTGTGCCTGTGAGAGTGATGGGAGGAAAAGGCACTACTGATGTCCCCGGGATCCGGTGGTCACTGGTGCTGCTGACGGAGGAGTGTACAATGATGAGTGTCAGCTCTTCAAATTTCCTGGATGCTGAGAGGGGTTTGGCTTTCCTGAGACCACTCATAGGagggcagaggaagagggaaaCAGCAAACTTTGATggcagatagagatagatagatagatagatagatagatagatagatagatagatagatgaggACTCCTCATACAATGGTGAAAGAGGAGCACCCTGAGGACACCTCATATTGTGGTGCAGAAGTTCCTGTGtggatgggtggtggtggtggtggtggaggaggtggttgaaggagagaggagagatgagctCCCTGAAGACTCTTCATACTATGGTGCAGCAACTCCTGCAGGGCGAGCAGccagtcttcttcttcttaggGCTGAAGATGGTCAGGATGGCCTCATCGAACACCGTCTTCAGGCCCTTCTGAGTCAGTGCCGAACATTCCAGGTAACACTGGGCCCCGATCTAAGGaaacccccccccaaaaaatgaaaaaaatgaacATCAATATTGACAACAACCGTTTGTGATTTTTGACAAACATCAGTTCTTTTATGTCAAAACTCCATTATCTTTAGGTGTACACAGGTTACAGATACTTTAACACAACAATATACCACACAGTTCTTCTAATTAATGTCCAAACTCCACTAACGTTATACCAGGTAACTCACCTCTCTGGCCAGTTTAAGGCCCTGCTCGTAAGTCAACGGCTTTTCCTTCATCTGAAGTAGCCGGGACAGGGTTTTGGGGTCATCTCGAAGATCAATCTAGATCAAAAGTATCAGATCACAAGATCAGCTTGCATTAACAAAACCAAGAAAGCAAACCCCAGCTGATCCACGGCCTCACCTGTGTCCCAATGAGAATGTAGGGGATGTGGGGCATGCAGGACTTGAGCTCTGGGACCCACTCCTCCTGGACGTTATGGTAGGAGGCTGGGTTGACCACAGAGAAACAGATGAGGAAGACGTCCGTGTTTGGGTAGGACAGTGGTCTCAGCTGGTTGTAGTCCTCCTACAGAACAAACACAAGAATGGCCATGTTCAACACTAGCAAGTAAGAAATGAACCTGGTAACGTATTTTTGAACAGTTCGCCTTCTTATTGCGTATCTGTGATGTAGCTTAGACTAACATTAGGTTCATAGCATCACTCAATAGTTGTGGCCAACCCTGTCACAAGCTAAATACCCCCAAGCTAAATATGTTTGAGATTGCCCAGTTTTATATCTCACTGAGAATGGCCTAATAGCCAAACAGGATACCCAGATCATTCACATCAACATCATGGTGTGCAGATATAGGCGAACATAGCCAAGTTATATGGTAATATAATATACCAAATTATACCATATATACCAAATTATACCATATAATATACCAAATTATATGGTCATACCTAATAGACAGGGCATAACCCAGAACGATCTGATTCAGGTCACTACCAAACATTTCTCAATTCATTCTATAGTACTTTTTCGCGTAGAATCCTTTTCTGCTTGGGACATTTTTATATCACGCATAGTTAATGAGACAATTTGCATATTTCAATACCTTAGCGAatataaatgcataataaaGAAAGTATTGATAATATGGCTTGAAGTAGATAGATTAATGGCTTTAGGCCCAAATAATATTCAAATTGTATCAAATATAACAAATGATCATACAAAAGTATGTTTTTAGATAGGATATTGCAGTTACATTATGTAAATTAGGTCATGTTTTACCTTTTTCGTTCATGTAAAACTTCACCTTTACAAGAACATCATGACAAAgtaattgacctgtcgctaagcgccacccttagaacgctgatgagccaatgacagtccagtctcaatgggactcggacatcagctcggacaactccatatGAAACAACAGAgaggaggcataaaatgacaaattaatggttatttatggagtttattaactcaaaaaaccccgacagataaccatggtcaaacgttttgcagggggacgtgtaatactgatagccggtaccccgagaggctagaaaacggggtatattttcaacagtagcctacaggacgtctctagcgtttgcaacagctcgacgtaatgtacaaggatacaaggaagtttattgtcacatgcatatagttactggaagtaagaaatgcagtgaaattatgtgtggtgtgcatttatgggggtttagtagattaagtggcaagggctgcataagaaaggtgggggaggattgggattgggggggcaccaacaaggagcacccaagagcaacaggagcaaggaaaaactcccttaccaaggaagaaaccttgggaaaccttgggggggggggggcagaaaggctaggcaatcaaggacatgggtagatagatggaggagaaatcaaaaataataaataaaaagttctatggagatgtgcaaaagttggagaaagtcagatgtaagtgtgtgtgtgtgtgtgtgtgtgtgtgtgtgtgtgtgtttgacgtgtgatgaaataagaaaataaataaaaggtctgtagcataggcaGAGGGAtttaaaagtgctaaaagtcatgtaggtgtgtgtgtgtgtgtgtgtgtgtgtgtgtgggtcatgagtgctgaggagtgaatgagtgcaaattcagtatagtgtgaattcagagttgggaaatgtttgagagtgctgagaagtgaatgtgtgcaaagtcagtatagtgtgagttcagagttcggatggcctggggataaaaacttctcctgagtctctcagttctggctttgtgactacataggcgtcttcttgatttcagcggtaggaataatccattgttaggatgagaaaagtaggctagactactaagccaacaacgtgggcacaggttccctgttaaatcccaagatgaaaatgctcattaaccaactactatattcttactacatcaaatattaacgtaacctaacatatcttagtatcaatcttccactagctagctagctagcattaaccagtggtttttgcacagtgatttgcacggctactcgccacaactgcttgtcaccttgtatgtattctaaagttttgaatacacccctccatagcataattaactcccttttgatagcttctggaggaaagtaaatcctttttcgaccaaaacgtcctcaaagcctgttttcatatactgtcagctgccattgtccacaatgtatttctaatcaagtctggtttgtttgtccgagttttcacacggtaacaatggggggcggggcttagcgacaggtcaattatgGATGTTTTTACTTAATTAGTGTAAATATACACTGCTAATACACTGTACCTTCACTGCTAATTTGCATGTACCTTTCAACCAGTATTGCCATCAGCATAATTTCAAATCAAGACTGGTACGTCCAGATAACGTAACGTTTACATAGTAGGAGGCAATGGTTTACATGTCAAAGAAATCTTATGACAATTAAAAAGGTTTTTGGTCATATTTTCAACATTAACAATAGATTAATTAGGATTTTAATACTTTTTTGTAGATAACTGTTGATTggcaatgacagtccagccagTCTCTCATTCCACAGAAGACAACAGGTGCTTGCTTTGTTCAAAAGTCATAGGTGAGAGAGATAAGAAGCAAAGTATTGCTGCGTCTGGTTTGAGCACAATTGAAGACAAAGCATCTCTGTGGGTCAAGGTGCAAGTACATTCTGGTGATGAGCCTTATGAAGAATTTACTTATGTGAAAGACAGACTCGTGAGCATGACCGCACAAAGTGTTCATGCTCATTCAacttgcaggttgatcaggacaCATTTAGAGAGGAAGCAAAAAGAGTGATGTGAAAGGCTGTCACAGGTGTGGATACACCTGAAGAAGTATATGGAGATGACAAACAGGACAAAAAGAAGAGAGTCTCTGAACGAGTGGTGAAGAAACCATCATATGTTTCATCTGCAACAACAGGACAAATGCAGATACAAATCCATATGCAGATTGTAGCCGAGGCCGATGCTCTGAAGAAAGGTCTTTTGAAAAGCTACATAACCAAATGACTCTACAAAATGTACCTGGAGACAAATTTGAAGTGGCAGCAAAGAGACTAAGGGCCCTATCTTGCACTCCAGCACAATTGCCTTTGTACACTGCCGCTTGTATCATTCCTATTTTGCATTCGAGCAGAATGCAGCGGAACTTTCCCTCCACAGATGCACATCGGTTAGGGAATGAACTTGCGCTCCTGGGGTGGTTCAGTGAAAAGAGGATgcgtgttccggcgcaaacgttccctggtgctattttgcagtttcagaaaacaattccgccacagaccagaaAAAACctagtctaaagtcagtggcacgtttttcagatgctattttaagggcgcatgcttGGCAATAATGTAGCGTGGTTAAGATGTGCTTGCTCATAATTTTTCTATTGCACAGTGAGATGGAGTAAGTCTTGGGACAGAGAAGAGACGCGGGAGGGATAGGGTCTGCCGGCCCAGactgacctctctctccctcagtgagGAGGAATGTAGGCGTAAGCTACACCTGACCCGTCAGGCTGTGACAGATGTCTGCCATCTCATGGCAATGCTATTTAAtcgaaaacaaacacaaacacgcagtgTAATTGAACGAACCTTCGGCATactgaagatgtgcttcaggtGTTTGGACAGGTCAGGAGGCACTTACAGTACAGTCCGCAAAAAGTCGCAGCATTCTTTGTGGCATGTTGTGTTTTACACAACATTTCCATGAAtcatggatgtgttgatgacataaatgaggaaatattagaggacatAAGGAggcgtgatgttgaactgcatgtgcCGATGCCgaagcttatctgacagaagagCTGCATCGTCTATAGTGAGGTATAGTGAAGCAAAATAATCTCGGTCTA
Protein-coding sequences here:
- the rhoj gene encoding rho-related GTP-binding protein RhoJ: MPTRRIRQNATALTEEGGKNDSIGHTVKKMLKCVVVGDGAVGKTCLLMSYANDAFPEEYVPTVFDHYAVNVTVSGRQHLLGLYDTAGQEDYNQLRPLSYPNTDVFLICFSVVNPASYHNVQEEWVPELKSCMPHIPYILIGTQIDLRDDPKTLSRLLQMKEKPLTYEQGLKLAREIGAQCYLECSALTQKGLKTVFDEAILTIFSPKKKKTGCSPCRSCCTIV